The nucleotide sequence GTTTGGCGTCGAGCCCAGAGTTGGGCTGTCTTCCACGTGGCTGCCAGAGGCCCTGATTGATGAAATGCAAACAGAAGAGGACCTTCGAGAAAGAGTAGGCTGGTCAAGTAATGCTGATAACGCAAGCAATCCGGAGTCAGCAGGTTCAGATTTGGACATCAATATAACAAGTGTCTCTGTGCAGGTCCATGAAGAATCAACCAGTGCTGGTGCCACTCTACAGGAACTTTCAAATGGTGATGCAGCAGTCATCGACAGAGCATTCGAAATAGTCCAAGATGAACTGACAATGACTAATGTCACTGCCATTCTACAGGAAGAACTATCAAATGGTGGTGAAGGAGTCGTCGAAACAGTCCAATGTGAACCGTCAATGACTGatgccactgccactgccattCTACATGAACTATCAAATGGTGGGGAAGGAGTCGTCGAAACAGTCCAAGGTGAACCGTCAATGACTGatgccactgccactgccattCTACAGGAACTATCAAATGGTGGCGAAGGAGTCCTGCATACTGAAAATAATGAACTTCGCTTGCTCAACAAACGGCAACTAAGTATCAATCGTCAACGGGAGGCCAGCCGAGAATGCCAGAAGGGGCAGGCAGAGCGAATGATAAAGCGTAGCAGAATAGAGCTATGCCCGGGACAACCTGGAGACAACGTGGCAGTGCCCGTTCCCCTGGTCGACAGGGGTCGAGGAGATCCcagaaacattctgggaatTATTCTGCACAAGACTGAAAACGACCTGTATAAAATTGCAACAAGAAGCGGGGTACTGAAAGGATCTTTCACTAGAAATGAATTTGAACTCTGCGCACAGAAACTCTTGACAGAGCAAGATGTAAAATGTGACAAACAGGTCAGTGTCCGCGAGGCAGTTGTTCAAAATTCCTTGAGTGGAGGACAGGGCTTTACCAAATGCAACTGCTCTGGGGGGAAAAAGTGTCAAACAAATAGGTGTAAATGCTTCAAACGTAAAGTACTCTGCAACAGT is from Littorina saxatilis isolate snail1 linkage group LG5, US_GU_Lsax_2.0, whole genome shotgun sequence and encodes:
- the LOC138966411 gene encoding KRAB-A domain-containing protein 2-like, coding for MDVEDRFRKCLFERYAKNKNYLLPKDCYFTMINDLKTAQVSSTTKTSRQYKLMKRYEVLQCGPNDKLIRKRSSPDEAPIFFVTLEDTYDTIKTAHIATGHGGRDRMLKELEKKFANIQRDSVELFKSYCLVCQEKQKRQKTKGVVVRPILTEEFNSRSQVDLVDYQSMEDGGYKWIMVYQDHLTKFVVLRPLTSKRACQVALQLVDIFTLFGAPVILQSDNGSEFTAVVIRELRDLWPELKLVHGKPRHPQSQGSVERANGDIKDMLTAWMSDHQTTRWSLGLKFVQFMKNRAYHSGLKRSPYRAMFGVEPRVGLSSTWLPEALIDEMQTEEDLRERVGWSSNADNASNPESAGSDLDINITSVSVQVHEESTSAGATLQELSNGDAAVIDRAFEIVQDELTMTNVTAILQEELSNGGEGVVETVQCEPSMTDATATAILHELSNGGEGVVETVQGEPSMTDATATAILQELSNGGEGVLHTENNELRLLNKRQLSINRQREASRECQKGQAERMIKRSRIELCPGQPGDNVAVPVPLVDRGRGDPRNILGIILHKTENDLYKIATRSGVLKGSFTRNEFELCAQKLLTEQDVKCDKQVSVREAVVQNSLSGGQGFTKCNCSGGKKCQTNRCKCFKRKVLCNSRCHQSLTCKNK